The following are from one region of the Elusimicrobiota bacterium genome:
- the priA gene encoding primosomal protein N' has protein sequence MRIAEVAFPVPLPKGYHYQVPDGMSVAAGHRVRAPFGPRKAVGVVLSVFEGEPSRPLKAIDSLIDSRPALSAEGVACARFMARRFGAPIGEALKALAPPFVKSLDEPVEVFSAPPRADVPAAFTLTPGQAGALERLEALLDARKHATTLIFGVPASGKTEVYLRLIRRAISKGGQAAFLLPEISLTRPFFDEFAASLGVPVALWHSGLTPRERRRAWLAISRGDVKVVVGARSACLLPFKDLRLAVLDEEQDESFKQDSNSPFYHAREVAIERAKAFGALVVLGSATPSIESWSMARSGTAELLAMPDRVSAVPRPPVTTLPPGKFGEVLSEELVDKMAERLRRGEQSILLVNRRGFSTLTTCSKCRWIDRCADCGVAKITHEKPEGGFVLICHHCGRKWPPPQTCGACGDPAMRTGGVGTQRVAAEVKRRLPGARVLRMDRDTVSKEAKLEERVYDRFRAHKADVLVGTKLVAKSFHFPEVTLVGVVDADTMLHMPDFRSAERTMQLLAQVAGRAGRADKPGEVLLQTLSPDHEAIKGAADGDYAAWADAELAARVELSYPPAGGLIRAVLACADEAKLTEAGAAWADALRLLLPAPAEVVGPAPALLRQVRGKFRDTLLIKLPAAGVEEGLKRARGCPLPSSVKLTLDADPYDFL, from the coding sequence ATGAGGATTGCCGAAGTCGCCTTTCCCGTTCCCCTGCCGAAGGGCTACCACTATCAGGTCCCGGACGGCATGAGCGTCGCGGCTGGCCACCGCGTCCGAGCCCCTTTCGGCCCGCGTAAAGCCGTCGGCGTCGTTCTGTCCGTCTTCGAGGGAGAGCCCTCACGACCGCTGAAGGCGATCGACTCGCTGATCGACTCCCGCCCCGCGCTGAGCGCGGAGGGCGTGGCGTGCGCGCGCTTCATGGCGCGGCGCTTCGGCGCGCCGATCGGCGAGGCGCTCAAGGCCCTGGCGCCTCCCTTCGTCAAGTCGCTCGACGAGCCCGTCGAGGTCTTCTCCGCGCCCCCGCGCGCGGACGTCCCGGCGGCCTTCACGCTCACGCCCGGCCAAGCCGGCGCGCTCGAGCGGCTCGAGGCGCTGCTCGACGCGAGGAAGCACGCGACGACCTTGATCTTCGGCGTGCCCGCCTCGGGCAAGACCGAGGTGTACCTGCGCCTGATCCGGCGCGCGATATCAAAAGGCGGCCAAGCCGCCTTCCTCCTGCCCGAGATCTCCCTGACTCGGCCGTTCTTCGACGAGTTCGCGGCCTCCCTCGGCGTGCCCGTGGCGCTGTGGCACTCCGGCCTGACGCCGCGCGAGCGGCGCCGCGCGTGGCTGGCGATCTCCCGCGGCGACGTGAAGGTCGTCGTCGGCGCGCGCTCCGCGTGCCTCCTCCCTTTCAAGGACCTGCGCCTCGCCGTGCTCGACGAGGAGCAGGACGAGTCGTTCAAGCAGGACTCCAATTCTCCCTTCTATCACGCGCGCGAGGTCGCCATCGAGCGCGCGAAGGCGTTCGGCGCGCTGGTCGTGCTCGGCTCGGCCACGCCGAGCATCGAGTCATGGAGCATGGCCCGCTCGGGGACGGCGGAGCTCCTGGCGATGCCGGACCGCGTCTCCGCGGTCCCGCGCCCGCCGGTGACGACCCTGCCGCCCGGGAAGTTCGGCGAGGTGCTCTCCGAGGAGCTCGTCGACAAGATGGCCGAGCGCCTGCGGCGCGGCGAACAGTCCATCTTGTTGGTTAATCGTCGGGGGTTTTCGACGCTGACCACTTGCTCCAAATGCCGGTGGATCGACCGCTGCGCGGACTGCGGCGTGGCCAAGATCACGCACGAGAAGCCCGAGGGCGGCTTCGTCCTGATCTGCCACCACTGCGGCCGCAAGTGGCCGCCGCCGCAGACGTGCGGCGCGTGCGGCGACCCGGCGATGCGCACGGGCGGCGTCGGTACCCAGCGCGTGGCGGCCGAGGTCAAGCGCCGCCTGCCCGGCGCGCGCGTCCTGCGCATGGACCGCGACACCGTCTCGAAGGAGGCCAAGCTCGAGGAGCGCGTCTACGACCGGTTCCGCGCCCACAAGGCCGACGTCCTCGTCGGCACCAAGCTCGTCGCCAAGAGCTTCCATTTCCCCGAGGTGACCTTGGTCGGCGTCGTGGACGCGGACACGATGCTGCACATGCCCGACTTCCGCTCCGCCGAGCGCACGATGCAGCTGCTCGCCCAGGTCGCGGGCCGCGCGGGCCGCGCGGACAAGCCCGGCGAGGTGCTCCTGCAGACCCTGTCGCCGGATCACGAGGCGATCAAGGGCGCGGCCGACGGCGACTACGCCGCCTGGGCCGACGCCGAGCTCGCCGCGCGCGTCGAGCTGAGCTATCCCCCCGCGGGAGGCCTGATCCGCGCCGTCCTCGCCTGCGCCGACGAGGCGAAGCTGACCGAGGCCGGCGCCGCCTGGGCCGACGCGCTGCGCCTGCTGCTGCCCGCGCCGGCGGAGGTCGTGGGCCCCGCGCCCGCGCTGCTGCGCCAGGTACGCGGCAAGTTCCGCGACACGCTCCTCATCAAGCTCCCCGCCGCCGGGGTCGAGGAAGGCCTCAAGCGCGCCCGGGGCTGCCCGCTGCCTTCCTCCGTCAAGCTGACCCTCGACGCCGACCCCTACGACTTCCTGTAA
- a CDS encoding uracil-DNA glycosylase has translation MVSPAAKPPAEALKKSADSRPPRAGSLSELAEGIKACRDCPLGATRIQAVPGVGSAGAEVMFIGEGPGFKEDHTGEPFVGRSGQLLDKILEAIGLSRKTVYIANIVKCHPMKDPSDPESRGNDRPPTQEEMDACRGWLEAQIRAIKPKVIVTLGAVPAKALLGDLTPITKIRGQWRTYDPGGGLAPIKLLPTFHPAALLRNPDLKRDVWEDMKSLKKEISK, from the coding sequence ATGGTTTCGCCTGCGGCGAAACCCCCGGCCGAGGCGCTTAAAAAAAGCGCGGACTCTCGGCCGCCGCGTGCCGGCTCCTTATCTGAACTCGCCGAGGGCATCAAGGCGTGCCGCGATTGCCCGCTCGGCGCGACGCGCATCCAGGCCGTGCCCGGCGTCGGCAGCGCCGGGGCCGAGGTCATGTTCATCGGCGAGGGCCCCGGGTTCAAGGAGGACCACACCGGCGAGCCCTTCGTCGGCCGCTCGGGACAGCTCCTCGACAAGATCCTGGAGGCCATCGGCCTCTCCCGCAAGACCGTGTACATCGCCAACATCGTGAAGTGCCACCCGATGAAGGACCCCTCCGACCCCGAGAGCCGCGGCAACGACCGTCCCCCGACGCAGGAGGAGATGGACGCCTGCCGCGGCTGGCTCGAGGCGCAGATCCGCGCCATCAAGCCGAAGGTCATCGTGACCTTGGGGGCCGTGCCCGCGAAGGCCCTGCTGGGAGACCTGACGCCCATCACGAAGATCCGCGGCCAGTGGCGGACCTACGACCCGGGCGGCGGCCTCGCCCCGATCAAGCTGCTGCCGACCTTTCATCCCGCCGCGCTGCTGCGCAACCCGGACCTCAAGCGCGACGTTTGGGAAGACATGAAGAGCCTGAAAAAGGAGATTTCCAAATGA
- a CDS encoding FecR domain-containing protein, which yields MKLIAAALALLLASAVPLRAQEEKWDARLGAVSGDVTIVAADGSPDASGEAGMPLEEGDRVVVADGASAEVALDGGSLITVRENSDFKIEQAAKGDSTFFLSVGSLLAKIQKLGSQRLRVRTPTAVAAVRGTEFGVEAGDETYVGVFDEGKVEVTGDAGGPPELLIANQETSVKKGAAPVHAIQLQRFAAHRALMRGHGRRLAAIKAKWKALPPEQRREMRKKTMERMRENRRKFIEKRAAMKQKVEDKRRQNVERGRQRRQENLRKMDERRSRVNRPRKDR from the coding sequence ATGAAACTCATCGCCGCCGCGCTCGCCCTGCTGCTCGCCTCCGCCGTCCCCCTCCGCGCCCAGGAGGAGAAGTGGGACGCGCGCCTCGGCGCCGTCTCCGGCGACGTGACGATCGTCGCCGCCGACGGCTCGCCCGACGCCTCCGGCGAGGCCGGCATGCCGCTCGAGGAGGGCGACCGGGTCGTCGTCGCCGACGGCGCCTCGGCCGAGGTGGCGCTCGACGGCGGCAGCCTGATCACCGTGCGCGAGAACTCCGACTTCAAGATCGAGCAGGCCGCGAAGGGCGACTCGACGTTCTTCCTGTCGGTCGGCTCCCTGCTCGCGAAGATCCAGAAGCTCGGCAGCCAGCGCCTGCGCGTGCGCACCCCCACCGCGGTGGCCGCCGTGCGAGGCACGGAGTTCGGCGTCGAGGCCGGCGACGAGACCTACGTCGGCGTGTTCGACGAGGGCAAGGTCGAGGTCACCGGCGACGCCGGCGGGCCGCCCGAGCTCCTGATCGCCAACCAGGAGACCTCCGTCAAGAAGGGCGCGGCGCCGGTCCACGCGATCCAGCTCCAGCGCTTCGCGGCGCACCGCGCGCTGATGCGCGGCCACGGCCGGCGCCTGGCGGCCATCAAGGCGAAATGGAAGGCGCTGCCTCCCGAGCAGCGCCGCGAGATGCGCAAGAAGACGATGGAGCGGATGCGCGAGAACCGCAGGAAGTTCATCGAGAAGCGCGCCGCGATGAAGCAGAAGGTCGAGGACAAGCGCCGGCAGAACGTCGAGCGGGGCCGGCAGCGGCGTCAGGAGAACCTGCGCAAGATGGACGAGCGCCGCAGCCGCGTCAACCGGCCGCGGAAGGACCGCTGA
- a CDS encoding methylmalonyl-CoA mutase: MRPAADKATAPAAPPADPTTLSGIPVKREYGPEDAPAAESVGRPGEFPYTRGLKSGGYRMTPWTMRMFAGHKTAKDTNERFKYLLEHGQTGLSTAFDLPTLMGLDSDDPRSLGEVGREGVAVDSLADMEALFAGIDLGKVSTSMTINLPAPVIFAMYIALAKKQGVPLTRVRGTCQTDILKEYIAQNEYLYPPEPSMRLVLDLIEYCVREVPRFYPISISGYHIREAGADAVQELAFTLADGRDYAERLIARGLPVDDFASQLSFFFDVHNHFFEEIAKLRAARSIWAKLMKDELGAKKEISWMLPMHCQTAGVSLTAQQPLNNLARVAYQSMAAALGGTQSLHTNSFDEALALPTDEAVMLALRTQQILALETGVTDTPDPFGGSYYLESLTAEVEKRATAIMTRIKELGGVVPALEKGYFHREIAETSYRFELDQAAKRRKIVGVNTHETEGQVPPILKIDHAVEKGQVRRLKKLRAERDNGKVQACLARLRGAAKTETNLMPLILESVEAYATVGEVTQALKDVFGEYPVFGG, encoded by the coding sequence ATGCGGCCGGCCGCCGATAAGGCGACGGCCCCCGCCGCGCCGCCTGCGGACCCGACCACTCTGTCGGGCATCCCGGTCAAGCGCGAGTACGGGCCTGAGGACGCGCCCGCGGCGGAGTCCGTCGGCCGGCCCGGGGAGTTCCCCTACACGCGGGGCCTGAAGAGCGGCGGCTACCGCATGACGCCGTGGACGATGCGCATGTTCGCCGGCCACAAGACCGCCAAGGACACCAACGAGCGCTTCAAGTACCTCCTCGAGCACGGCCAGACCGGCCTCTCCACGGCCTTCGACCTCCCGACCTTGATGGGCCTCGACTCCGACGATCCGCGTTCCCTGGGCGAGGTCGGCCGCGAGGGCGTCGCCGTGGACAGCCTCGCCGACATGGAGGCGCTGTTCGCCGGCATCGACCTGGGCAAGGTCTCGACGTCGATGACGATCAACCTGCCCGCGCCGGTCATCTTCGCGATGTACATCGCGCTGGCCAAGAAGCAGGGCGTGCCCCTGACGCGCGTGCGCGGCACCTGCCAGACCGACATCCTCAAGGAGTACATCGCGCAGAACGAGTATCTCTACCCGCCGGAGCCCTCGATGCGGCTCGTCCTCGACCTCATCGAGTACTGCGTGCGCGAGGTGCCGCGCTTCTATCCGATCTCGATCTCGGGCTACCACATCCGCGAGGCCGGCGCGGACGCCGTGCAGGAGCTCGCCTTCACCCTCGCCGACGGGCGGGACTACGCCGAGCGCCTGATCGCGCGCGGCCTCCCGGTCGACGACTTCGCCTCTCAGCTCTCGTTCTTCTTCGACGTCCACAACCACTTCTTCGAGGAGATCGCCAAGCTCCGCGCCGCGCGCTCGATCTGGGCGAAGCTGATGAAGGACGAGTTGGGAGCGAAGAAGGAGATATCCTGGATGCTCCCGATGCACTGCCAGACCGCGGGCGTGAGCCTCACGGCCCAGCAGCCGCTCAACAACCTGGCGCGCGTCGCCTACCAGTCGATGGCCGCCGCGCTCGGCGGCACGCAGAGCCTGCACACGAACTCCTTCGACGAGGCGCTGGCGCTGCCCACCGACGAGGCTGTGATGCTCGCCCTGCGCACGCAGCAGATCCTGGCGCTCGAGACGGGCGTCACCGACACCCCGGACCCGTTCGGCGGCTCGTACTACCTCGAGAGCCTCACCGCCGAGGTCGAGAAGCGCGCGACCGCGATCATGACCCGCATCAAGGAGCTCGGCGGCGTCGTGCCCGCGCTCGAGAAGGGCTACTTCCACCGCGAGATCGCCGAGACCTCGTACCGCTTCGAGCTCGACCAGGCCGCGAAGCGGCGCAAGATCGTCGGCGTCAACACGCACGAGACCGAGGGGCAGGTCCCCCCGATCCTCAAGATCGACCACGCCGTCGAGAAGGGCCAGGTGCGGCGCCTCAAGAAGCTGCGGGCCGAGCGCGACAACGGCAAGGTGCAGGCGTGCCTCGCACGACTTCGCGGCGCCGCGAAGACCGAGACGAACCTCATGCCGCTGATCCTCGAGTCGGTCGAGGCCTACGCGACCGTCGGCGAGGTCACCCAGGCGCTGAAGGACGTCTTCGGCGAGTACCCGGTGTTCGGGGGCTGA
- a CDS encoding tyrosine--tRNA ligase — MEQNPLARLKRGTLSLVSDEELTKKLASGRVLRVKLGVDPTSSDLHLGHSVVLTKLRQFQDLGHTAVLIIGDFTAMVGDPSGRDSTRPTLTAAEVKANAATYQEQAFKILDKSRTELRFNSEWLTPFMKDHLLDTLKRHTVQQVLSREDFKKRIAENSPISLLEVMYPLMQGYDSVAVKADVELGGNDQLTNLLMGRKMQQDAGQEAQVALTVPLLVGLDGEKKMSKSYGNSIGLNDPPNDMFGKTMRVNDELMLDYYTLLTDVDLEAVKAMHPMKAKKELARILVGKYHGDAAGDAALSYFESTFSKKEQPVIAEGDEKQVSQTVLSKIIAEVAGMSGGEARRLVEQGGVQIDGVKVTVDGPVKDKTTFTLKVGKHKFFKIALIPSKA, encoded by the coding sequence ATGGAGCAGAACCCGCTCGCCCGCCTCAAGCGCGGCACTCTTTCCCTCGTCAGCGACGAGGAGCTGACGAAGAAGCTCGCCTCCGGGCGCGTCCTGCGCGTCAAGCTGGGCGTGGACCCGACCTCGTCCGACCTGCACCTCGGCCACAGCGTCGTGCTGACGAAGCTCCGGCAGTTCCAGGACCTCGGCCACACCGCCGTGCTCATCATCGGGGACTTCACCGCGATGGTGGGCGATCCCTCGGGGCGGGACTCCACTCGCCCCACGCTCACCGCCGCCGAGGTGAAGGCCAACGCCGCGACCTACCAGGAGCAGGCGTTCAAGATCCTCGACAAGAGCAGGACCGAGCTGCGCTTCAACTCCGAGTGGCTGACGCCGTTCATGAAGGACCACTTGCTGGACACCCTCAAGAGACACACCGTCCAGCAGGTGCTCTCCCGCGAGGACTTCAAGAAGCGCATCGCCGAGAACTCCCCTATCTCCTTGCTCGAGGTGATGTACCCGCTGATGCAGGGCTACGACTCCGTCGCCGTGAAGGCCGACGTCGAGCTCGGCGGCAACGACCAGCTGACCAACCTCCTGATGGGCCGCAAGATGCAGCAGGACGCGGGCCAGGAGGCGCAGGTCGCGCTGACCGTCCCGCTGCTCGTCGGCCTCGACGGCGAGAAGAAGATGTCGAAGTCCTACGGCAACTCGATCGGCTTGAACGACCCGCCCAACGACATGTTCGGCAAGACCATGCGGGTCAACGACGAGCTGATGCTGGATTACTACACGCTCCTGACCGACGTCGACCTCGAAGCGGTCAAGGCCATGCATCCGATGAAGGCCAAGAAGGAGCTCGCGCGGATCCTCGTCGGCAAATATCACGGCGACGCCGCGGGCGACGCCGCGCTGTCCTACTTCGAGAGCACGTTCTCCAAGAAGGAGCAGCCGGTCATCGCCGAAGGCGATGAAAAACAGGTCTCGCAAACGGTGCTCTCCAAGATCATCGCCGAGGTCGCCGGCATGTCCGGCGGCGAGGCCCGCCGCCTCGTCGAGCAGGGCGGCGTGCAGATCGACGGCGTGAAGGTCACCGTCGACGGCCCCGTCAAGGACAAGACGACCTTCACGCTGAAGGTCGGGAAGCACAAGTTCTTCAAGATCGCGCTGATTCCGTCGAAAGCCTAG
- a CDS encoding O-antigen ligase family protein — MSRRPSPSPAATDGSSAPARWALGLAVAGSLLAVSPMQAAMYSIPKLVALSAGTLLAWAALARTGAPARRTPLDRPLLALAAVTLASFAVSSDRFLSFAGRYQMYSLGVLPLALLAAFFHAALRSGQAEEPRPLLRLCAAVAVMMGLHALLQGAGVEPIAYMPRKFPDGRAVGTLGNPAYLGACLTALFPLALGLALDREGRDRWLGRLGAAGAAAGMFASGSRGAFLGAAAGAGVYLWLSGRLRASGGRRLWAGALVLLLIAGVAATLRLRRVSASDSARLAMWGAALRAAPSAPWLGSGPDTFEAVLRRGRTDGFIRAVGPVAGQANAHNDLLQALTTTGVAGLAAYLWLAWSLAVLAWRARGDAYRAAAAGALAALFLQAKVNPIPLPGMVLAALCAAWLCPAEPGPGKPRSAALDAAVALGCAAAFVLILSLASADWSHKKAVVFTAAGRPDVALASHERAERLNPGELQYRMIHASLLHRLAASDQDPERRLARLERAVRVGRDAVLWRPGEVDSHQILGTSLILLRRAGGPDHLDEAEAELDRALALDPKFTPLIQNRIVLARERGDAARAESLSAELLRLQGLRTR, encoded by the coding sequence ATGTCACGGCGACCATCCCCTAGCCCCGCCGCGACGGACGGCTCCTCCGCGCCCGCGCGCTGGGCGCTCGGCCTGGCCGTCGCGGGCTCGCTGCTGGCCGTGTCGCCCATGCAGGCGGCGATGTACTCGATCCCCAAGCTCGTCGCCTTGTCCGCGGGGACTTTGCTGGCCTGGGCGGCGCTGGCGCGGACGGGCGCGCCGGCGCGGCGCACGCCGCTCGACCGGCCCCTGCTCGCCCTCGCCGCCGTCACGCTCGCGAGCTTCGCCGTCTCCTCCGACCGCTTCCTGAGCTTCGCCGGCCGCTACCAGATGTACTCGCTGGGCGTTCTGCCGCTCGCGCTGCTCGCCGCTTTTTTCCACGCGGCGCTCCGCTCCGGCCAGGCCGAGGAGCCGCGCCCGCTGCTGCGCCTGTGCGCCGCGGTCGCCGTCATGATGGGCCTCCACGCCCTGCTGCAGGGGGCGGGCGTCGAGCCGATCGCCTACATGCCGCGCAAGTTCCCGGACGGCCGGGCGGTGGGCACCCTCGGCAACCCCGCCTATCTCGGCGCCTGCCTGACGGCGCTGTTCCCCCTGGCGCTCGGCCTCGCCCTCGACCGGGAGGGCAGGGACCGCTGGCTCGGCCGGCTCGGGGCCGCGGGCGCCGCGGCCGGGATGTTCGCCAGCGGCTCGCGCGGGGCCTTCCTGGGCGCGGCCGCCGGGGCCGGGGTCTACCTGTGGCTCTCCGGGCGCCTGCGCGCCTCCGGCGGCCGCCGCCTGTGGGCGGGCGCGCTGGTCCTGCTCCTGATCGCGGGCGTCGCGGCGACTCTGCGCCTGCGCCGGGTCTCGGCTTCCGACTCGGCGCGCCTGGCGATGTGGGGCGCGGCGCTGCGCGCGGCGCCGTCCGCGCCCTGGCTCGGCTCCGGTCCCGACACGTTCGAGGCCGTGCTCCGGCGGGGACGCACGGACGGCTTCATCCGCGCCGTCGGCCCCGTCGCGGGGCAGGCCAACGCCCACAACGACCTGCTCCAGGCGCTGACCACGACGGGCGTCGCGGGCCTGGCCGCCTACCTGTGGCTGGCGTGGTCGCTGGCGGTCCTGGCCTGGCGGGCGCGCGGCGACGCGTACCGGGCGGCGGCGGCCGGCGCGCTGGCCGCGCTCTTCCTCCAGGCGAAGGTCAACCCGATCCCGCTTCCCGGGATGGTGCTGGCCGCGCTGTGCGCGGCCTGGCTGTGCCCCGCCGAGCCCGGTCCGGGGAAGCCGCGCTCCGCCGCGCTCGACGCCGCCGTCGCGCTCGGCTGCGCCGCCGCGTTCGTCCTGATCCTGAGCCTGGCCTCGGCCGATTGGAGCCACAAGAAAGCCGTCGTCTTCACGGCGGCCGGCCGGCCCGACGTCGCCCTGGCGTCGCACGAGCGCGCGGAGCGGCTCAATCCCGGCGAACTCCAGTATCGAATGATCCATGCGAGCCTCCTGCACCGGCTCGCGGCGAGCGACCAGGACCCCGAGCGCCGCCTCGCCCGTCTTGAGCGCGCGGTGCGCGTCGGGCGCGACGCGGTCCTTTGGCGGCCCGGCGAGGTGGACTCGCATCAGATCCTCGGCACCTCGCTGATCCTCCTCCGGCGCGCCGGCGGCCCCGACCATCTGGACGAGGCCGAGGCGGAGCTCGACCGGGCCCTCGCGCTTGATCCCAAGTTCACCCCCCTGATCCAGAACCGGATCGTGCTGGCTCGCGAGCGCGGAGACGCGGCGCGAGCGGAATCGCTGAGCGCGGAGCTTCTCCGCCTTCAGGGACTTCGGACGCGATGA
- a CDS encoding response regulator transcription factor, whose protein sequence is MLIAVEAEVEGAKFRAQLTALLESVGHKVLELPDRAGALAQLRAAKPHLLVIACAPGCGAAEFIRFLRSQPDMRLLPVLCVDPKAGSGDTVALLDAGADDAITRPFQPPIFLARVRTLLRRVVWAGDAPEETVTTLTGGPILLKLVSRQALVVGKPVELTRLEFDLLAHMLKHPDRAFKRDELLAAVWNYPGNVETRTLDKHVESLRRKVGPCAPLIQTVHGVGYRFAPGDAVRS, encoded by the coding sequence ATGCTGATCGCGGTCGAGGCCGAAGTCGAGGGCGCCAAGTTCCGCGCCCAGCTCACGGCTCTGCTCGAGTCCGTCGGCCACAAGGTCCTGGAATTGCCGGACCGCGCGGGAGCGCTGGCGCAGCTTCGCGCCGCCAAGCCCCATCTTCTCGTCATAGCCTGCGCCCCCGGCTGCGGCGCCGCCGAGTTCATCCGTTTCCTGCGATCCCAGCCGGACATGCGCCTGCTGCCCGTCCTGTGCGTCGATCCCAAGGCCGGCTCGGGCGACACCGTGGCCCTGCTCGACGCCGGCGCCGACGACGCGATCACCCGCCCCTTCCAGCCGCCGATCTTCCTCGCCCGCGTGCGCACCTTGCTTCGCCGCGTGGTCTGGGCCGGCGACGCCCCCGAGGAGACCGTCACCACCCTGACCGGCGGCCCGATCCTCCTCAAGCTCGTCTCCCGGCAGGCCCTCGTCGTCGGCAAGCCCGTCGAGCTGACCCGGCTCGAGTTCGACCTGCTCGCGCACATGCTCAAGCATCCCGACCGCGCCTTCAAGCGCGACGAGCTGCTGGCGGCCGTCTGGAACTACCCGGGCAACGTCGAGACCCGCACCCTCGACAAGCACGTGGAGTCCCTGCGCCGCAAGGTCGGCCCCTGCGCCCCGCTGATCCAGACCGTGCACGGCGTCGGCTACCGCTTCGCCCCCGGCGACGCGGTCCGGTCCTGA
- a CDS encoding O-antigen ligase family protein — protein MTYALGACAASALLFFWTGQADAYGSPRLAALALTAAAAWAALWNRPGRRRTPLDAPLLAVLAALLASLAGSADPYLGAVGMYSLHAYGLAGFLLCACVYLACAWSDEPGEPDRLLLIALWAAAAASAYGVLQKLGLEPFAGVRASGSGRVGGPLGDPVPFGACLLLFLPVAAHFWRDPAPGRRAAGRVGGVLVAAALALTLSRGAWLGAAAGLAVYVGLSGAAEARRRRLLLIGAAAGAALVAGILLRPTAKASDSARWALWESVARSIPRRPWLGEGPDGVQTLLRRERTEGFIRALGPTKSQVSAHNDLLQAAATMGFAGLAAYAWLLFGAWRCLAEALREERRRSQIAAVAGALAGLFVQAKFNPVPLGAMVLAALFLGLAARGSPAPGRARPFKAAAAGICAVVFVLGLWLCRADREFHRARSYEAARRPAPALKAYRAAVRLNPYEPHYRLNAGRFMAAAALAVPGPEARLALLEEAVALGRDGARLRPALADGFAMQGTYLLLAGAHGAPPRWDEAAAALDAALERDPALPALLENRMKLAEALGDVARAGTLRARLDRVLSKD, from the coding sequence ATGACGTACGCGCTGGGCGCCTGCGCCGCTTCGGCCCTGCTTTTTTTCTGGACCGGACAGGCCGACGCGTACGGCTCCCCCCGCCTGGCCGCGCTCGCGCTGACGGCCGCCGCGGCGTGGGCGGCGCTGTGGAACCGCCCGGGACGGCGGCGCACGCCGCTCGACGCGCCGCTCCTCGCGGTCCTCGCGGCCCTGCTGGCCTCGCTCGCCGGCTCGGCGGATCCGTACCTCGGCGCCGTCGGCATGTACAGCCTCCACGCCTACGGCCTGGCCGGGTTTCTCCTCTGCGCCTGCGTCTATCTCGCCTGCGCCTGGTCCGACGAGCCCGGCGAGCCCGACCGGCTTCTGCTCATCGCCCTGTGGGCCGCGGCGGCCGCGTCCGCCTACGGCGTGCTGCAGAAGCTGGGCCTCGAGCCGTTCGCGGGCGTCCGGGCCTCGGGGAGCGGGCGCGTCGGCGGGCCCCTGGGCGATCCCGTGCCGTTCGGCGCGTGCCTGCTCCTCTTCCTCCCCGTGGCCGCCCACTTCTGGCGCGACCCCGCTCCGGGCCGGCGCGCCGCCGGGCGGGTCGGCGGCGTCCTGGTCGCCGCGGCGCTCGCGCTGACTTTGTCCCGCGGAGCGTGGCTCGGCGCCGCGGCCGGCCTGGCCGTCTACGTCGGGCTGAGCGGCGCGGCGGAGGCCCGCCGCCGCCGCCTTCTCCTCATCGGGGCGGCCGCGGGGGCGGCCCTGGTCGCGGGCATCCTCCTCCGTCCGACGGCGAAGGCCTCCGACAGCGCGCGTTGGGCGCTGTGGGAATCCGTCGCCCGCTCGATCCCGCGCCGTCCGTGGCTCGGCGAAGGGCCCGACGGCGTCCAGACCTTGCTGCGGCGCGAGCGCACGGAGGGCTTCATCCGCGCGCTCGGCCCGACGAAATCCCAGGTCAGCGCCCACAACGATCTCCTCCAGGCCGCGGCCACCATGGGCTTCGCCGGCCTCGCCGCCTACGCGTGGCTCCTCTTCGGAGCGTGGCGCTGCCTGGCCGAGGCGCTGCGCGAGGAGCGCCGCCGCTCGCAGATCGCGGCGGTCGCGGGGGCGCTGGCCGGGCTGTTCGTGCAGGCGAAGTTCAATCCCGTGCCGCTCGGCGCGATGGTCCTCGCCGCGCTGTTCCTGGGCCTCGCCGCGCGCGGCTCGCCGGCGCCCGGGCGGGCCCGCCCCTTCAAGGCGGCCGCCGCCGGGATCTGCGCGGTCGTATTCGTCCTCGGGCTCTGGCTGTGCCGCGCGGACCGGGAGTTCCACCGGGCGCGCTCCTACGAGGCCGCCCGCCGCCCCGCGCCGGCCCTCAAGGCCTACCGGGCCGCCGTCCGGCTCAACCCGTACGAGCCGCATTACCGGCTGAACGCGGGGCGCTTCATGGCCGCCGCGGCGCTCGCCGTCCCGGGCCCGGAGGCCAGGCTGGCCCTGCTCGAGGAGGCGGTCGCGCTGGGGCGCGACGGCGCCCGCCTCCGTCCGGCCTTGGCCGACGGCTTCGCGATGCAGGGGACCTACCTCCTCCTAGCAGGGGCCCACGGGGCGCCCCCCCGCTGGGACGAGGCCGCCGCCGCGCTGGACGCGGCCTTGGAGCGGGATCCGGCGCTGCCGGCCCTGCTCGAGAACCGCATGAAGCTGGCCGAGGCGCTGGGAGACGTGGCCCGCGCCGGGACCCTTCGCGCCCGCTTGGACCGAGTTTTATCTAAAGACTAA